Genomic window (Croceicoccus sp. Ery15):
GTCGGCTCACTTCGGACGGCGGCGTTCTGTTGCTGTCGCAGGCCGAGCGCGCGATGGGTATCTGCCAGCGGCTTGCGACTTGCATTGCCGATCCGCGCGATCCTGCGCGGGTGATCCATCGCCTCGACGACATCCTGCGTGCCCGCGTGTTCGCGATCGCCTGCGGCTATGAGGATGCCGACGATCTCGATGCCCTGCGCGACGATCCGGGCTTCCGCCTGGCCCTGGGCAAGCTGCCGGGATCGGGCGCGGGGCTGGCCAGCCAACCGACGATGAGCCGGTGGGAGAATGCACCGATCACGCGCGAGTTGGCGAAGATGCTGGCCGCGATGATCGACATCTACTGCGCCAGCTATCCGGCCCCGCCGGCGGCGGTGACGCTGGATATCGATGATACCTGCGATGTCGTCCATGGCTATCAGCAGTTGTCGTTCTGGAATGGTCATCATGGCGAGCGTTGCTTCCTGCCGATCCATGTCTACGACACCGCCACTGGCCGGCCGGTGGCGATGCTGCTGCGCACCGGCAAGACACCGTCTGGTGTTGAAGCTGCCGGTCACATCCGGCGCCTCGTGCGCCACATCCGCCGGCAATGGCCCGAAACGCACATCACCATCCGCGGCGACGGGCACTATGGGCGGCCCGAGGTCATGGCCGTCTGCGAGGGTTGCGGCGTCGACTACGTGTTCGGCCTGCCGACCAACGCCGTGCTACGCGCCGATCCCGAAATCGTCGTTGCCGCCGATGCCTGTGCGGTCAAACGCGCTCAGCGCCAGTACCCGGTCCTGCGCACCTATGCCGAGACCCGCTACGGGGCCAAAAGCTGGAAGTGCCAGCGCCGCGTCGTCGCCCGGATCGAGGCCAGTACGATGGGCATGGACATCCGCTATGTCGTCACTTCGCTGACCGAAGGCTCGGCCGAGCACATCTATGATACGCTCTACTGCGCGCGCGGTCAGGCCGAAAACCTGATCAAGCTGCACAAGACCCAGCTGGCCAGCGATCGCACCTCGTGCCGCTCTCCCAACGCCAATCAGATGCGCCTCATCCTGCACACCGCCGCATACTGGCTCCTGTGGCGCATTCAGCAGGAAATCCCCAAGGCAGCCTCGCTCGCGACCGCCGAGTTCGCAACGTTGCGCCTCAGGCTGCTCAAGGTCGCTGCCCGCGTCATTGAGAGCGCCACTCGCATCCGTGTCGCCTTCGCGTCAGCCTGTCCCGATGCCTCCGTTTTGAAAGCCATCGCCACCAATCTCAGGCCTGCACCTACTTAGGCGGTGCGGCTGTGCCGCCGAACTCCGAGCTCCATTCCATCAACCTCGAAAAGCCCATTGATCCTGACGCGGTGAAAAATGCCGTCGAAGACGCTCGCCCGGACTACGCCGCCAACGTCAGATCAAGGCCCATCCACTTCGCTGCTGCGGCCTCATGAATAAACCGGGTTAATGCGCCTTGCGAGCCGGCTGGGCCATTGCAGTCCGAAAATATTCGAACGTCCGCAGAAGTCCGCCATGCAGCGGAATTGCCGGTTCCCAGCCCAGTTCTCCTTTGGCCAGGCTGATATCCGGGCGCCGACGCTGCGGATCGTCGGGCGCGGCAGGCAGGCAATTGATCGCGGTGTCCACGCCGCCGTACTCCAACACCAATTCGGCCAGTTCGCGGATCGTGAATTCGCCCGGATTGCCCAGATTGATCGGCCCGGTTCCGGCAGTATCGGAGCGCATGAAGGCGAGAAATCCGGCGATCAGATCATCGACATAACAGAATGATCGGGTCTGCTCTCCGTCACCATAAATCTCGAGCGGCTGTCCATTGAGGGCCTTCACGATAAAATTCGAGACAACGCGGCCGTCGTCCGGGTCCATGCGCGGACCATAGGTATTGAAGATACGCACCACCCTGATCTCGACACCGAAGCAGCGGTGGTAATCGAAGCATAGCGCCTCGGCAGCCCGCTTGCCTTCGTCATAACACGCGCGCGGACCGACCGTGTTCACGCAGCCCCTATAGCCCTCGTGCTGGGGATGCATCTCGGGATCGCCATAGACCTCGCTGGTCGACGCCTGAAAGAAACGCGCTCGGCTGGTTCTCGCGACATCCAGCAGATTGCGGGTTCCCACAACGCTGGTCATCATCGTGTGGACAGGGTTCGCCTGGTAACGTGGCGGCGACGCCGGGCAGGCGAGGTTCCAGACCTCGTCGACTTCCATTTCGGGAAGCGGATCGCAAACGTCATGCTCAATGAAGGAAAACTTCGGATTGCCGACAAGATGCTGAATGTTCTGGAACCGTCCTGACAACAAATTGTCCAAGCAGAAAACTTCGAGCCCCTGCTCGATAAGGCGGTCGCACAGGTGGCTACCAAGAAAACCGGCACCACCAGCAACCAAAGCACGATTCTTGACGACTCGCATCACCCGCACCCCCACGATTTGAGTGTAGCCTGGGTTAAAAACCAGACTGCGGCGACCCGACTGGAAACTTACGTCACGAATTTACATTAGAGCGGTTTTCGACCGATTTGAATCGATGAGGGATTCCCACCAGGTGTGATTTCTGATTCAGAATCCGTGCTGGTGAAGGAGGCCAGCATGGATGGGCCAACCTCTTTCGATGGATTTGCGTTCTCGGCTTCTGGCGGCAGTGGATGGCGGTATGAGTTGCCGCGCTGCTGCGGCCCGGTTTGGCGTTGCGCCTTCGACGGCGATCCGCTGGCGGGTGCAGCGGCGCGAGACGGGCGCCTTCGCGCCGAAGCCGCAGGGTGGCGACATGCGATCTCGCCGGGTCGAAGAGCGTGCGGGGGACATCCTCGCCATCTGGGAAGAGCGCAAGGACATCTCGCTTGAGGAACTTCGCCTGGCGCTGACCGAAGTTGGCCTGACCGTCTCCGTGGCCGGGCTGCATCGCTTCTTCGCGCGCAGGGGGATAACGCGCAAAAAAAGACTGGCCATGCAATCGAGCAGGACCGGCCCGACGTCCTGAAGCAGCGCCGGGAATGGTTCGAGAGCCAGATCGATCTGGAACCCGAACGCCTCGTGTTCATCGACGAGACGTGGACCGCCACCAACATGACCCGCAGCCATGGCCGCTGCCCGAAAGGCGAACGGCTGCGGATGGGTTTCCCGCACGGCCACCGCAAGACCACGACGCTCGTCGCCGGTCTACGCTTGACCGGCATGGTCGCGCCGATGGTGCTGGACGGTCCGATCAATGGCGACTGGTTCGAAGCCTATGTCACTCAGGTGCTCATTCCCGAACTGCGTCCCGGCGACATCGTCGTCATGGACAACCTGTCGAGCCACAAACGTGCGGCGGTGCGGGAAAAGATCGAGGCGGCAGGCGCGACACTGCGCTTCCTCCCGCCCTACAGCCCGGACTTCAATCCGATCGAGAAGGCCTTCTCACGCCTCAAGGCCATGCTCCGCAAAATCGGCGAGCGAACCGTCAGTGGCCTCTGGGACCTGATCGGCAAACTCGTCGATATCTTCCAGCCCGGCGAATGCGCCAACTACTTCAGCTCGTGCGGTTATGACCCGGAATGATCGAAAACCGCTCTAATTTTCGAATTATGGTCCGATTGTTAGAAATGTATGTGCCGTATTTTCGATGGTCAATCGAACCGGATTGACCTGCGTGAGTGCAGATGGCGCACTACCTCGTCCTCGCTCGAATATTCCGTTATTTCTTAAAAACTTCTGTTAACCATTCTTGATTTTAGCCCTTTTGGACTAATTCCAAATCTTTAACCGCCCTGACAACAGCGCCCATCGCGTCCACAGCGAAGCCTGAAACAGGACCGTTCGGGGGAGCGCGACGGACCGGTGTAACCAGACTTCTACGCACTGCCGTGTGGAAGGCCGACATCCGCCAGCGATCGAGCGCTTGGCCAGCCGCGCCGAAAATCGAGCCGGCTTCGGCCATTTCATCGCATGCCTGGATCAATCCCTGAACCGACCCTCTTCCGTTCTCGGAGTATCCGCGACTTCCGCAGCGACAAGGCAGGTTTCTCGATCAGGTTCCACGACAGATAGGCAACGACCAGGGCAATGGGCAAGCAAACTGCAAAGAACGACCAGCCATTCCAGCCGTCGCCAATGAAGTGGCGCACGATCTGCTGCACAGGCCAGCCGAAGATGTAGAGACCGTATGAAAGATCCCCGTACCGCCCCCAGTTCCCGAAATTGGGCGCGCTGTCGTACCCCAACCAGAGGGTCGGATAGGCCGCGAGTAGCGCGAAAACATCTGCCTTTCGCTCGGGCATAAGCCCGACCGTGGAATGATCGACGAACTGCGAAGAGATGCTGAGTGCCGCCAATATGAGAGCGATCCGTCCGTCAGGCTTGTGGCGCTGGAACAGGAAATAGCAGAATGAACCCGCGAAAAACCCTGGCGCCGCCAAGCTTAACCCGGTTTATTCATGAGGCCGCAGCAGCGAAGTGGATGGGCCTTGATCTGACGTTGGCGGCGTAGTCCGGGCGAGCGTCTTCGACGGCATTTTTCACCGCGTCAGGATCAATGGGCTTTTCGAGGTTGATGGAATGGAGCTCGGAGTTCGGCGGCACAGCCGCACCGCCTAAGTAGGTGCAGGCCTGAGATTGGTGGCGATGGCTTTCAAAACGGAGGCATCGGGACAGGCTGACGCGAAGGCGACACGGATGCGAGTGGCGCTCTCAATGACGCGGGCAGCGACCTTGAGCAGCCTGAGGCGCA
Coding sequences:
- a CDS encoding IS1380 family transposase, with product MNDDIASPFRFPAVDRKKVTAAFDGGRLTSDGGVLLLSQAERAMGICQRLATCIADPRDPARVIHRLDDILRARVFAIACGYEDADDLDALRDDPGFRLALGKLPGSGAGLASQPTMSRWENAPITRELAKMLAAMIDIYCASYPAPPAAVTLDIDDTCDVVHGYQQLSFWNGHHGERCFLPIHVYDTATGRPVAMLLRTGKTPSGVEAAGHIRRLVRHIRRQWPETHITIRGDGHYGRPEVMAVCEGCGVDYVFGLPTNAVLRADPEIVVAADACAVKRAQRQYPVLRTYAETRYGAKSWKCQRRVVARIEASTMGMDIRYVVTSLTEGSAEHIYDTLYCARGQAENLIKLHKTQLASDRTSCRSPNANQMRLILHTAAYWLLWRIQQEIPKAASLATAEFATLRLRLLKVAARVIESATRIRVAFASACPDASVLKAIATNLRPAPT
- a CDS encoding UDP-glucuronic acid decarboxylase family protein, whose amino-acid sequence is MGVRVMRVVKNRALVAGGAGFLGSHLCDRLIEQGLEVFCLDNLLSGRFQNIQHLVGNPKFSFIEHDVCDPLPEMEVDEVWNLACPASPPRYQANPVHTMMTSVVGTRNLLDVARTSRARFFQASTSEVYGDPEMHPQHEGYRGCVNTVGPRACYDEGKRAAEALCFDYHRCFGVEIRVVRIFNTYGPRMDPDDGRVVSNFIVKALNGQPLEIYGDGEQTRSFCYVDDLIAGFLAFMRSDTAGTGPINLGNPGEFTIRELAELVLEYGGVDTAINCLPAAPDDPQRRRPDISLAKGELGWEPAIPLHGGLLRTFEYFRTAMAQPARKAH
- a CDS encoding IS630 family transposase (programmed frameshift), with translation MGQPLSMDLRSRLLAAVDGGMSCRAAAARFGVAPSTAIRWRVQRRETGAFAPKPQGGDMRSRRVEERAGDILAIWEERKDISLEELRLALTEVGLTVSVAGLHRFFARRGITPQKKTGHAIEQDRPDVLKQRREWFESQIDLEPERLVFIDETWTATNMTRSHGRCPKGERLRMGFPHGHRKTTTLVAGLRLTGMVAPMVLDGPINGDWFEAYVTQVLIPELRPGDIVVMDNLSSHKRAAVREKIEAAGATLRFLPPYSPDFNPIEKAFSRLKAMLRKIGERTVSGLWDLIGKLVDIFQPGECANYFSSCGYDPE
- a CDS encoding acyltransferase is translated as MAAPGFFAGSFCYFLFQRHKPDGRIALILAALSISSQFVDHSTVGLMPERKADVFALLAAYPTLWLGYDSAPNFGNWGRYGDLSYGLYIFGWPVQQIVRHFIGDGWNGWSFFAVCLPIALVVAYLSWNLIEKPALSLRKSRILRERKRVGSGIDPGMR